The following coding sequences are from one Shewanella violacea DSS12 window:
- a CDS encoding EAL domain-containing response regulator: MSINVLVIDDSLACCRILSEYLMQLDVNRVEYCTDAVSAIKILTKYDKDYQVVVVDLHMPNMDGIELLMNLSEIGYRGGIIIASGMENRIIEAAAQIVVNSRLRLLGSLTKPVSTKQLKLCLERLYMMESDLVPKPASISLDELHKALNENKLVPYFQAQMDAGTGKIVGFEVLCRIQLGNQLQLISPNRFLELAESHNLLDDLTEKLINKALSQWKKISQDDSCTDCGLSINLSPSQLNQASWPNRLLKYCHDHQMQASKLTIEITENQALSEQSQYSNISRLRLHDFGVAIDDFGTGYTNLNQLCCLPISELKLDMSFVRGIHHDPLAQTILKSLQEISGKLGIKLVAEGVEDLKDLNYLERIDNLLLQGYLICRPKPFDDLMRWLKAHKKVGESKLDVSKVPAETANASLTSAEVSKDRMSHYSI; the protein is encoded by the coding sequence ATGTCTATTAATGTACTCGTCATCGATGATTCCTTAGCTTGTTGCCGTATCCTGAGCGAATACCTGATGCAACTAGATGTTAACCGTGTGGAATATTGTACCGATGCGGTATCGGCGATTAAAATATTGACCAAGTATGACAAAGACTATCAAGTCGTTGTAGTCGATCTGCACATGCCGAATATGGATGGTATCGAACTCTTGATGAATCTAAGTGAGATTGGTTATAGAGGGGGGATCATCATAGCTTCAGGGATGGAAAATCGTATAATTGAAGCTGCTGCTCAAATTGTCGTTAATTCAAGGCTTCGTCTTCTTGGCTCGTTAACTAAGCCTGTTTCGACTAAGCAGCTCAAGCTGTGTCTTGAGCGATTATATATGATGGAATCAGACCTAGTACCTAAGCCCGCTTCAATCTCCCTCGATGAGCTACATAAGGCCTTAAATGAAAATAAGCTTGTTCCCTATTTTCAGGCTCAGATGGATGCAGGGACGGGCAAGATTGTTGGGTTTGAAGTCTTATGTCGCATTCAGCTTGGTAATCAATTGCAATTGATTTCACCTAACCGCTTTCTTGAGTTAGCCGAGTCGCATAACTTGCTCGACGACTTGACTGAAAAGTTAATCAATAAGGCATTATCCCAGTGGAAGAAGATAAGCCAAGATGACTCCTGCACTGATTGTGGTCTCTCCATTAATTTGAGTCCAAGCCAATTGAACCAGGCTAGCTGGCCTAATCGATTGCTAAAATATTGCCATGACCATCAAATGCAAGCCTCTAAACTCACCATAGAGATCACCGAGAATCAGGCCTTGAGTGAGCAGAGTCAGTATTCGAATATTAGCCGCCTACGCTTACACGATTTCGGCGTAGCCATCGATGATTTTGGCACCGGATATACTAACCTCAACCAGCTGTGTTGCTTACCTATTAGCGAACTAAAGTTGGACATGAGTTTTGTAAGGGGCATCCACCATGATCCTCTCGCACAAACTATTCTAAAATCTTTACAGGAAATCAGCGGTAAACTCGGAATTAAACTGGTAGCCGAAGGAGTCGAAGATCTTAAGGACCTTAATTATCTCGAGAGAATTGATAACTTACTCTTACAAGGGTATTTGATTTGTCGACCTAAACCATTCGATGACTTGATGCGTTGGCTTAAAGCCCATAAAAAAGTCGGTGAATCTAAGCTGGATGTCAGTAAAGTGCCCGCAGAAACAGCCAATGCAAGTCTGACCTCAGCCGAGGTATCTAAGGATAGAATGTCGCACTATAGTATTTAG
- a CDS encoding MFS transporter: protein METKMPFNVWVLTLAQAFAMSAAPMMMLLGGIIGVELAPSPTLATLPIASMVVGVAISILPVTQLMRSLGRKKVFIGGSVLAGVAGLVAAYATQEHNFVLFCLSGILLGSAGAIIQQYRFAAMESVAPELGAKATSRVLLGGLVAAFLGPELAVLGGDLIETPYVGAFLFLTMVSLLAGVTLSFYREDRLTSSHVSTEEQGDIRPLKIILNQGQIWVAIAGAMIGFAMMSFVMTATPLHMHHIEHHSIADTKWVIQSHIIAMYLPSLFTGYLVAKLGVSKIMLTGLLAYLVTIVTALMGNDVLNYWAALVLLGLGWNLLFVGGTVLLPLCYRPNERFKVQAFNDTLVFGSQAIASLSAGWVINQLGWQVLLIICIPFIGVQLFLISCWKINQSKLLATQSSE, encoded by the coding sequence ATGGAAACGAAAATGCCATTTAATGTTTGGGTGCTTACCTTAGCCCAAGCCTTTGCCATGAGCGCTGCACCTATGATGATGCTACTGGGTGGGATTATAGGTGTCGAGCTTGCTCCTAGTCCCACATTAGCGACGCTGCCCATAGCGTCTATGGTGGTTGGTGTCGCCATATCTATCTTGCCCGTGACTCAACTGATGCGCAGTTTAGGCCGGAAAAAAGTCTTTATCGGCGGGTCTGTTCTTGCGGGAGTTGCAGGATTAGTTGCAGCCTATGCAACTCAAGAGCACAATTTTGTACTTTTTTGTTTAAGCGGCATTCTTCTGGGATCGGCTGGTGCAATTATCCAGCAATACCGCTTCGCAGCGATGGAGTCAGTAGCGCCAGAGTTGGGAGCTAAGGCGACATCGAGAGTCTTGCTCGGAGGCTTGGTCGCCGCATTCTTGGGGCCTGAGCTTGCCGTGTTGGGAGGAGATTTAATAGAGACTCCTTATGTCGGGGCCTTCTTGTTTCTCACCATGGTAAGTCTGCTTGCAGGGGTAACACTCAGTTTCTATCGAGAAGATAGGCTTACATCATCTCATGTTAGCACTGAGGAACAGGGAGATATTAGGCCGTTAAAGATCATATTGAATCAGGGACAGATTTGGGTCGCGATAGCCGGGGCCATGATAGGTTTTGCCATGATGAGTTTTGTGATGACAGCGACACCTCTGCATATGCATCATATAGAGCATCACTCCATCGCCGATACTAAATGGGTGATTCAGAGCCATATCATCGCCATGTATTTACCGTCTCTGTTTACCGGTTATCTGGTGGCAAAGTTGGGTGTGTCTAAAATAATGCTCACAGGTTTATTAGCTTACTTGGTTACCATAGTGACAGCCTTAATGGGCAATGATGTACTTAACTATTGGGCGGCTTTGGTATTGCTTGGCCTAGGTTGGAATTTGTTATTTGTGGGGGGGACGGTATTGCTGCCCCTTTGTTATCGCCCCAATGAGCGCTTTAAGGTCCAAGCATTCAATGACACCTTAGTTTTTGGCTCCCAAGCCATAGCGTCTCTCAGTGCTGGCTGGGTTATTAATCAACTTGGTTGGCAAGTGTTACTTATTATCTGCATTCCATTTATCGGAGTTCAGTTATTCTTGATTTCTTGCTGGAAAATCAACCAAAGCAAACTCTTAGCTACCCAGTCGAGTGAATAA
- a CDS encoding M24 family metallopeptidase: protein MTLGVGGSTAMQELAKLNDMTKGTKPISKSEYSARIKKAQELMKAQGLEAIYINAGTNLYYYTGTRWYASERMVGAIIPAVGELEYIAPGFEVDTLLGYMVIEGKVNTWQEDESPYALFGEVLKQMNIDSGKVGIDESAAFFIFDGVRQAHSQYDYVNAKPVTAGCRMIKSDIELSLLQRAKDMTLEVHKAAARILREGITVGEIEAFINDAHKAVGAPAGSYFCIVLFGEDSAYPHGVKSPKALDLNDIVLIDTGCQLQGYNSDITRTFVFGTPSERQREIWQHEQDAQLAAFEAAKIGAPCASVDRAARDVLETAGFGPGYNVPGLPHRTGHGIGLDIHEWPYLVLNDQTPLAAGMCFSNEPMLCVPGEFGVRHEDHFYMTEQGAVWFTKPMHSIDDPFGYEA, encoded by the coding sequence ATGACCTTAGGTGTGGGCGGTTCGACCGCAATGCAAGAGTTGGCAAAACTGAATGATATGACCAAGGGTACTAAGCCTATCTCCAAGAGTGAGTATAGTGCGCGTATCAAGAAGGCTCAGGAGCTGATGAAGGCTCAGGGGCTAGAAGCCATCTACATCAATGCGGGCACTAACCTGTATTACTATACTGGTACTCGCTGGTATGCCAGCGAGCGTATGGTTGGCGCCATCATTCCAGCCGTTGGCGAATTGGAATATATTGCTCCGGGATTCGAAGTCGATACCCTATTAGGCTATATGGTTATCGAAGGTAAGGTGAATACTTGGCAAGAAGATGAGAGCCCTTATGCCTTGTTTGGTGAAGTGCTCAAGCAGATGAATATTGATAGCGGAAAAGTTGGTATCGATGAGTCTGCGGCCTTCTTCATCTTCGATGGTGTGCGTCAGGCACATTCCCAGTATGACTATGTCAACGCTAAACCGGTTACCGCCGGTTGTCGTATGATTAAATCAGACATTGAACTGAGTTTGTTACAACGTGCTAAAGATATGACCCTTGAGGTACATAAAGCGGCGGCTCGCATCCTGAGAGAAGGTATCACAGTCGGTGAAATTGAAGCCTTTATCAATGATGCTCACAAAGCTGTGGGTGCACCTGCAGGCTCTTACTTCTGCATAGTCTTATTCGGTGAAGACAGTGCTTATCCCCATGGGGTCAAGTCGCCTAAGGCGCTAGATCTGAATGATATTGTGCTTATCGACACAGGTTGTCAGCTGCAAGGCTATAACTCTGATATCACTCGTACCTTTGTGTTTGGTACGCCGAGTGAGCGACAACGTGAGATTTGGCAACATGAGCAAGATGCTCAGCTTGCTGCATTTGAAGCGGCTAAGATAGGCGCCCCTTGTGCCAGTGTCGATAGAGCGGCCCGTGATGTGCTTGAAACTGCAGGTTTTGGCCCAGGTTACAATGTTCCTGGTTTGCCACATAGAACCGGCCACGGTATCGGCTTAGACATTCATGAGTGGCCTTATTTGGTCCTTAACGATCAAACCCCGCTGGCTGCTGGTATGTGTTTTAGCAACGAGCCCATGTTATGCGTACCGGGCGAATTTGGTGTGCGTCATGAAGATCATTTCTACATGACAGAGCAAGGTGCGGTATGGTTTACCAAGCCAATGCATTCCATCGATGACCCGTTCGGTTATGAGGCCTGA
- a CDS encoding ROK family protein: MQTITVDIGGTKALFEMHLGDRVEQYKIPTGDGFGIESLNKHLSELESDYGLVDYGLAIAVPGLVKNGRLVSCKSLPCLNNFTLDNLHSRAKTVLLSNDTDAGMHAILNPKYDCELLIMCGTGIGMAISINGKIFSGASGFAGELGHCRVMTESGEFSLERLASGDSIRVRGIKSQKDLNRAGRYLGMGIAWAINLFNPNRIWLAGGMMNSSDYYMGCISSLNDLALTAPLSEVKIARVDDMETLVCRGLKVLLDQQA, translated from the coding sequence ATGCAAACGATTACGGTCGATATTGGTGGTACTAAGGCATTATTTGAGATGCATCTGGGAGACCGAGTCGAGCAGTATAAGATCCCTACCGGTGACGGCTTCGGTATTGAGAGCTTGAATAAACACTTATCTGAGCTGGAGTCAGACTATGGGCTAGTGGATTATGGACTCGCCATAGCAGTACCTGGTCTAGTAAAAAATGGTCGACTTGTATCGTGTAAGTCACTGCCTTGTTTGAATAATTTCACCCTAGATAATTTACACTCTCGGGCTAAAACAGTCTTGTTGAGTAACGATACTGATGCAGGTATGCACGCAATTTTGAATCCTAAGTATGATTGTGAGTTATTGATCATGTGTGGCACTGGGATCGGGATGGCAATATCTATCAACGGAAAAATCTTCTCCGGAGCTAGCGGTTTTGCCGGTGAGTTGGGTCATTGTAGGGTGATGACCGAATCCGGAGAGTTTAGTTTAGAGCGGCTTGCCAGCGGTGACTCAATTAGAGTCCGGGGGATCAAGAGCCAGAAAGATCTCAATCGTGCTGGTAGATACTTGGGAATGGGGATCGCTTGGGCGATTAACTTGTTTAACCCCAATCGTATCTGGCTCGCTGGTGGCATGATGAACAGTTCAGATTACTATATGGGATGCATCAGTTCTCTCAATGATTTGGCGTTAACAGCTCCGCTGTCAGAGGTTAAAATCGCCCGGGTCGATGATATGGAAACATTAGTGTGTCGTGGGTTAAAAGTATTGCTCGATCAGCAGGCTTAG
- a CDS encoding aminopeptidase P family protein codes for MPQSIAARLDAVRSEMAKANLDAFIIPRADEYLGEYVPQRNERMQWISNFTGSAGMIIILKESAAIFVDGRYTVQVKLQVDGELFQYMSLTDTPQIQWLTTSLDADARVGYDPRLHPLSWQKSADSQLNKAQMALVAVDENPIDLHWQDRPLASSAPAILFDEKRAGKTSQQKRQEIGALVAKSGADMALITSLDSFCWLLNIRGNDVPRLPVILGAALLTANGDMTLFTDIHKLPSGTSEHVGSGVSFRAESELKHALGELSGVKLLADPNSSNAWSQLAAEQAGAILIPGFDPVSLAKAQKNTTELAGMRASHIRDGVAVSRFLAWLDNEVEAEHFHDEGVLADKLESFRLEDELYKEPSFDTISAVGANAAMCHYNHNNGIPATMTKNSIYLVDSGAQYLDGTTDVTRTIAIGEVTSEHKKMVTLVLKGHIALDQAKFPRGTTGQQLDGFARQYLWQHGFDYDHGTGHGVGHFLNVHEGPQRIAKNSNDVALLPGMVVSNEPGYYRAEEFGIRLENLVAVRPCEALANAEREMFEFEALTLIPMDSRLIDKSLLTDIELNWFNDYHQLVYKTLSPLMQGRELTWLENATKAI; via the coding sequence ATGCCTCAATCTATTGCCGCACGACTCGATGCGGTTCGCAGTGAGATGGCCAAAGCCAACCTCGATGCCTTTATTATCCCCCGCGCCGATGAATACTTGGGCGAGTATGTTCCCCAGCGTAATGAGCGCATGCAGTGGATCAGTAACTTTACTGGCTCTGCCGGCATGATCATCATCCTCAAGGAAAGCGCGGCGATCTTTGTCGATGGTAGATACACAGTTCAGGTCAAGCTTCAGGTCGATGGCGAGTTATTTCAATATATGAGTCTGACCGATACACCACAGATCCAGTGGCTAACAACAAGCTTAGATGCCGATGCCCGTGTAGGTTACGATCCACGCCTGCATCCATTAAGCTGGCAAAAATCAGCTGATAGCCAGCTAAACAAGGCACAAATGGCCTTAGTTGCCGTCGACGAAAACCCTATCGATCTTCATTGGCAAGACCGCCCTTTGGCCTCTAGTGCTCCGGCGATCCTTTTCGATGAGAAACGTGCGGGTAAAACTAGTCAACAAAAACGTCAAGAGATAGGAGCTCTAGTAGCTAAGTCCGGCGCAGATATGGCCCTTATCACCTCACTGGATTCATTTTGCTGGTTACTCAATATCCGCGGTAATGACGTGCCTCGTCTGCCAGTCATTTTAGGCGCAGCCCTATTAACAGCCAATGGCGATATGACCCTGTTTACCGATATCCATAAACTGCCAAGCGGTACATCTGAGCATGTAGGCTCAGGAGTCAGTTTCAGAGCAGAGAGTGAACTTAAGCATGCACTTGGGGAGCTTTCTGGGGTTAAGTTACTTGCAGACCCTAATTCGAGTAACGCTTGGTCTCAGCTGGCTGCAGAGCAGGCAGGTGCGATTCTTATCCCAGGTTTCGATCCAGTGTCTCTGGCCAAAGCACAGAAAAATACCACCGAGCTTGCTGGCATGCGTGCCAGCCATATCCGTGACGGCGTGGCGGTTAGTCGTTTCTTAGCCTGGTTAGATAATGAAGTAGAGGCCGAGCACTTTCATGACGAAGGCGTACTGGCCGACAAGCTGGAGAGCTTTCGTTTAGAGGATGAGCTTTATAAAGAGCCTAGCTTCGATACCATCTCTGCCGTGGGTGCGAACGCCGCTATGTGTCATTACAATCACAACAATGGCATCCCGGCTACCATGACCAAAAACAGCATCTATCTGGTTGATTCTGGCGCTCAGTATCTAGATGGCACCACAGATGTCACCCGAACCATAGCCATTGGAGAAGTCACTAGCGAACACAAGAAGATGGTTACCTTAGTGCTTAAGGGACATATCGCACTGGATCAGGCCAAGTTTCCCCGCGGCACCACAGGCCAACAATTAGACGGTTTCGCGCGTCAATACTTGTGGCAACATGGGTTTGATTATGATCACGGCACGGGCCATGGTGTGGGTCACTTCCTCAATGTTCATGAAGGCCCCCAGCGCATAGCTAAAAACAGCAATGATGTCGCCCTGCTACCAGGAATGGTGGTATCCAATGAACCTGGCTATTATCGCGCCGAGGAGTTTGGTATTCGTCTGGAGAACCTTGTTGCCGTGCGCCCATGTGAAGCCCTGGCCAACGCAGAAAGAGAGATGTTTGAATTCGAAGCATTGACGCTAATCCCCATGGACTCACGCCTCATAGATAAGAGCCTGTTAACTGACATCGAGCTAAACTGGTTTAATGATTATCATCAATTGGTGTACAAGACACTGTCCCCCTTGATGCAAGGTCGTGAGCTCACCTGGCTAGAAAATGCCACTAAGGCCATTTAG